A part of Desulfomicrobium baculatum DSM 4028 genomic DNA contains:
- a CDS encoding pilus assembly protein, which yields MKSSRVPLLIFLFILYFASIALAAQSITAEQFSCNNYAHIPPFLSDAVKPSTTLIVDSSGSMNEHAYQEEAVYWGNDNTRAYTGYNASNEYYGYFEPSANYTYDETADYFKPDTSGKWNGNFMNWVSMHRTDIVRKVLTGGAYNNATNTYLVSKTDGGNSRGMYHVFNATGKNVTPYSEPLGFKQTASDNYITLYKATPPNTTSKIWSIGSEVGKFQLKIYSEKKYGLLHRFGYRMRLALFRYDDDVTKKDISGYEDGGEILNYMTSDSTEIDDIINNIDEIAVNSWTPLAETLYTACGYIRQDNNLSNEIGPRYETDAYNVQSGDSYPSPYYFADIGDEIWCSNQNVILITDGESTQDQNLPEFIKDGFDGANNDNVTYPNEGSAFLDNVAYWAHTTDMRDDLEGNQTVDLYTIFAFGSGSQLLKEAAKWGGFKDNDGNGEPTNSTEYDTSPKDGIPDNYFEAATGAELENALITAFSSILNRVSSGSAASVVSTSRKGAGLLYQAVFWPQRDKTTWTGDVYAYWLDNDGIMHEDNGTSEHVLDPGDAKVTIWYDESDKESKACSGGEVVNGTCTGEEKKLSSVKHVWSASRWLNKMSDSEALIQRSNYNSTSGEDKSLRYIFTWNDDGDGIIDYDNEVVDFIPGNVNSTLCPASVVNWIRGEDNTALRSREINVDRNFDGEPETPETWRMGDIINSSPTVVSAPAENYDLYWNDSTYTEFYKQYKNRRVMVYFGANDGMLHAVNSGFYSEKTGGYYTNIESNGTLSTNGGFELGTEMWAYVPYNLLPHLSCLTNPNYQHQYYVDLKPRVFDAKVFYPDKDHPEGWGTILVCGFNFGGDGQQNLAVGTNYFGSSFVMFDVTNPEVPPVLLGELTFDGTYTLGYSVNQPTLVAVNGTDGERYWYMLFGTGPLETDGQSNQKAQVIVIPMAAIIDAEKGPNIPTSFSLRMDASIAKPSSSDKGILSLSDSDSAMGTGFVSVDYDFDFFIDMMYYGTVVTPNKGDFTGGVHRLKVEAEPDPSKWERKEMTDTGGPMTGAPNVGFKDKNVWVYFGTGKFWDTLDKTDLRTQWMYGIMEPKKTDSSAYNFSTIPPGNLFDVTGIQVLNDGSGLLECDDSLGDCPPSDVTTVEELADYIRDTPNIDGWRRAMNNSTGERVVGQPTLFGGLTNFTTFTPSSDYCTAEGTSKLYALYYRTGTAWKENVFGDGGGKYVPFIVDLGQGMGVSPSLHLGSEEGVRAFVQTSTGSIIEIHQPNLPIPNVKSGRGGWHTLEVD from the coding sequence ATGAAAAGCTCGCGGGTACCACTGCTTATTTTTTTGTTTATACTTTATTTTGCGAGCATTGCTTTAGCAGCGCAATCAATAACAGCAGAGCAATTTAGCTGCAACAATTATGCACACATACCTCCTTTTTTATCAGACGCTGTTAAACCTTCAACAACACTCATCGTCGATTCATCAGGAAGCATGAACGAGCATGCATATCAGGAAGAAGCGGTATACTGGGGAAACGACAACACAAGAGCATATACAGGATACAACGCTTCCAACGAATATTACGGCTACTTTGAACCCAGCGCAAATTATACCTACGATGAGACCGCTGATTATTTTAAACCCGACACTTCTGGCAAATGGAATGGCAATTTCATGAACTGGGTTTCTATGCACAGAACAGACATCGTCAGAAAAGTCCTCACGGGTGGAGCATACAACAACGCCACAAACACATATTTAGTCTCTAAAACTGACGGCGGAAACAGCAGAGGCATGTACCACGTATTCAACGCAACAGGAAAAAATGTAACTCCGTATTCTGAACCTCTTGGATTTAAGCAAACCGCTAGCGATAACTACATAACTCTCTACAAAGCTACACCACCCAATACAACAAGCAAAATATGGTCAATAGGAAGCGAAGTAGGAAAATTCCAACTTAAAATTTACTCTGAAAAAAAATACGGACTTCTCCACCGTTTCGGCTACAGAATGAGGCTAGCTTTATTTCGATACGATGACGACGTCACTAAAAAAGACATATCTGGATATGAAGATGGTGGCGAAATTCTGAATTACATGACATCGGACAGCACAGAGATAGACGACATAATCAACAACATTGACGAAATAGCCGTCAACAGCTGGACACCCCTAGCTGAAACGTTGTATACTGCATGTGGATATATACGCCAAGACAACAATCTTTCCAATGAAATTGGGCCACGATACGAAACAGATGCATACAATGTTCAGAGCGGGGATTCATACCCAAGCCCGTATTACTTTGCTGATATTGGGGATGAAATCTGGTGCTCCAATCAAAATGTCATTCTCATTACCGACGGCGAATCTACCCAAGATCAAAACTTACCAGAATTCATCAAAGACGGCTTTGACGGTGCCAATAACGACAACGTCACATATCCAAACGAAGGCTCTGCCTTTCTCGACAACGTCGCGTACTGGGCACATACGACGGACATGCGTGACGACCTTGAAGGAAACCAGACTGTCGATCTCTATACAATCTTTGCCTTCGGATCCGGAAGCCAACTCCTGAAAGAAGCCGCCAAATGGGGAGGTTTCAAGGACAACGATGGCAATGGCGAACCAACCAACTCAACTGAATACGACACCAGCCCAAAAGACGGAATCCCTGACAACTATTTCGAAGCTGCCACTGGCGCCGAACTTGAAAACGCGCTCATCACAGCATTCAGCAGCATACTGAACCGCGTATCCTCCGGGTCGGCAGCATCGGTCGTCTCCACATCCCGAAAAGGGGCTGGGCTTCTATACCAAGCGGTCTTCTGGCCTCAACGCGACAAGACAACTTGGACCGGCGATGTTTACGCTTATTGGCTGGATAATGACGGAATCATGCATGAAGATAACGGCACATCAGAGCATGTTCTCGACCCCGGAGACGCCAAGGTCACCATTTGGTATGATGAAAGCGACAAGGAATCCAAGGCTTGCTCAGGGGGCGAAGTGGTCAACGGGACCTGCACTGGAGAAGAAAAGAAGTTGAGTTCTGTAAAGCACGTTTGGAGCGCCTCCAGATGGCTAAACAAGATGTCGGATTCAGAAGCATTAATACAGCGTTCAAATTACAACTCTACAAGCGGCGAGGACAAATCACTACGCTACATTTTTACCTGGAATGATGATGGAGATGGAATAATAGACTACGATAACGAAGTTGTCGATTTCATCCCAGGCAACGTAAATTCCACGCTATGTCCAGCTTCTGTAGTAAATTGGATCAGAGGCGAAGATAACACAGCCTTGAGATCCCGCGAAATAAATGTCGACAGAAATTTTGACGGCGAACCTGAAACACCTGAAACATGGCGCATGGGCGACATAATCAATTCTTCACCGACTGTCGTCTCCGCACCGGCAGAAAATTACGATTTATACTGGAATGATTCAACATATACAGAATTTTATAAGCAGTACAAAAATAGACGCGTCATGGTCTATTTTGGCGCTAATGACGGGATGCTGCACGCCGTTAACAGCGGGTTTTACAGCGAAAAAACAGGTGGATACTATACCAACATAGAGAGTAACGGCACTCTTTCCACAAATGGCGGTTTTGAGCTTGGCACTGAAATGTGGGCGTATGTTCCGTACAATCTCTTGCCACACCTGTCATGCCTGACAAACCCAAATTATCAGCACCAATATTACGTGGATTTGAAACCTAGGGTGTTTGACGCGAAAGTCTTTTACCCAGACAAGGATCACCCCGAGGGATGGGGGACCATCCTCGTATGCGGATTCAATTTCGGCGGCGATGGTCAACAAAACCTTGCCGTGGGCACAAACTACTTTGGCTCATCTTTTGTCATGTTTGACGTGACAAATCCGGAGGTTCCGCCGGTACTCTTGGGGGAATTAACTTTCGATGGCACATACACCTTGGGCTACTCAGTGAACCAACCGACGCTTGTCGCAGTCAACGGAACCGACGGGGAACGATATTGGTACATGTTGTTTGGCACCGGCCCACTTGAAACTGATGGACAAAGCAATCAGAAGGCACAGGTCATTGTCATTCCGATGGCGGCAATCATCGACGCAGAAAAAGGTCCTAACATACCCACCTCGTTTTCGTTGCGCATGGATGCAAGCATCGCCAAACCGTCAAGCAGCGATAAAGGAATCCTTTCCCTTTCGGACTCGGACAGCGCGATGGGAACAGGCTTTGTATCCGTTGATTACGATTTCGATTTCTTCATTGACATGATGTATTACGGCACAGTGGTCACCCCTAACAAGGGAGACTTCACAGGCGGAGTACACAGGTTGAAAGTCGAAGCGGAACCTGATCCCAGCAAATGGGAACGCAAAGAGATGACTGACACCGGAGGGCCAATGACCGGCGCTCCCAACGTCGGCTTCAAAGACAAGAATGTTTGGGTATACTTCGGTACGGGCAAGTTCTGGGACACTTTGGATAAAACTGACCTAAGAACCCAGTGGATGTACGGCATCATGGAGCCCAAAAAAACCGACAGTTCCGCATACAACTTTAGCACAATCCCCCCAGGAAATTTGTTCGATGTTACGGGAATTCAAGTTTTGAACGATGGCTCAGGACTTCTTGAATGCGACGACAGCCTTGGAGACTGTCCACCATCAGACGTAACAACTGTAGAGGAACTGGCTGATTATATCCGAGATACTCCAAACATAGATGGATGGAGACGGGCGATGAACAATAGCACCGGCGAACGTGTTGTCGGGCAACCAACACTTTTTGGCGGCCTCACAAATTTTACGACGTTCACCCCATCAAGCGACTATTGCACAGCGGAGGGAACTAGCAAACTATATGCGCTCTATTACCGAACCGGGACAGCGTGGAAAGAAAACGTTTTCGGAGATGGAGGGGGAAAATACGTACCGTTCATTGTCGACCTGGGGCAAGGCATGGGTGTTTCTCCCAGCCTGCACCTTGGCAGCGAGGAAGGCGTAAGAGCCTTCGTGCAGACAAGCACCGGGAGCATCATCGAAATCCATCAGCCAAACCTGCCGATACCTAACGTCAAGTCCGGCCGCGGCGGATGGCATACCCTTGAAGTGGATTAA
- a CDS encoding PilW family protein: MYSDRAHLNHAGHAGFSLVELLVVIVMFGILTTAGYSLFREQTRINQAQQNQLEMQSSARAAMQVLIQAFSHAGFGCSEKISGTNEIAGEDTFLIHTDQNFSGTTSDRVTLIYGFEHVATTTAPITETNVIPVDNSTDIGTANFSKYISFYPSLTPNSFYTVTAKGLNSVTIDSSLSSLRDNSKVFRVNPVEFYVNGDELRQRFVEHPTGLEEVLIYDVQDFQLAYTEDDENLGILANWEDDPGNPENVKAVWIYMILRTREIEPGHQETRTFRLPWDPGQTFEGSTLPAGFHYQEFQTQVWLRNVN; encoded by the coding sequence GTGTACAGTGACAGAGCCCACTTAAATCATGCTGGACATGCCGGCTTTTCGCTTGTCGAATTGCTGGTCGTAATCGTCATGTTTGGAATTCTTACAACAGCTGGTTATAGCCTGTTTCGTGAGCAAACAAGAATAAATCAAGCACAACAAAACCAACTGGAAATGCAAAGCAGCGCCAGAGCTGCAATGCAGGTTTTAATACAGGCTTTCAGCCATGCTGGATTTGGGTGCAGCGAAAAAATTTCCGGAACGAACGAAATAGCTGGAGAAGACACATTTTTAATACACACAGATCAAAATTTTTCGGGCACAACGTCAGACCGCGTCACACTGATCTATGGATTTGAGCACGTAGCAACAACAACAGCACCCATTACCGAGACAAACGTAATTCCAGTAGATAATTCAACTGATATCGGAACAGCCAACTTTTCAAAATATATAAGCTTTTATCCATCACTGACTCCAAATTCATTCTACACTGTCACAGCAAAAGGACTAAACAGTGTGACTATCGATAGCAGTCTTTCTTCGCTACGAGATAACTCGAAAGTTTTCCGGGTAAATCCCGTTGAATTTTACGTGAACGGCGATGAACTCCGACAGCGCTTTGTTGAACACCCCACAGGCCTGGAAGAAGTTTTGATCTATGATGTACAGGATTTTCAACTCGCATACACTGAGGACGATGAAAACCTAGGAATTCTGGCAAACTGGGAAGACGATCCAGGAAACCCGGAGAACGTCAAGGCTGTATGGATTTACATGATTCTGCGCACTCGAGAAATCGAACCAGGCCATCAGGAAACCCGCACCTTCAGGTTACCATGGGACCCTGGTCAAACTTTCGAGGGATCAACTCTGCCGGCAGGATTCCACTATCAGGAATTTCAAACACAGGTCTGGTTGCGCAATGTTAATTAA
- a CDS encoding GspH/FimT family protein — protein MHTDCQNQRGVTLVELLVVVAILSILGVVTGLFLLKYLPEHHLRSATSSLSQDLRQAQMGALKRLRPWAVDFDTGTHAYQIIDSGPDANLDSGDDIVAKTVNLISYSGTIRFEAGTGARARFNEDGMGTGTVQIVMSNSRGTVTTTEILRTGAIRVQ, from the coding sequence TTGCATACTGATTGTCAAAACCAACGCGGCGTAACCTTGGTGGAATTGCTGGTTGTGGTGGCGATTCTTAGCATCTTGGGAGTCGTCACGGGGCTGTTTCTCCTCAAATATCTGCCGGAACATCATCTGAGATCCGCGACCAGCAGCCTTTCTCAAGACTTGAGACAGGCGCAGATGGGAGCGTTGAAAAGGCTGCGTCCATGGGCAGTAGATTTCGACACGGGAACACATGCCTACCAGATCATTGATTCCGGTCCAGACGCAAATTTAGACAGCGGAGACGATATCGTCGCGAAAACAGTAAATCTTATCTCCTATAGCGGAACAATCCGCTTTGAAGCTGGAACGGGCGCACGGGCACGATTTAACGAGGACGGCATGGGGACTGGAACTGTCCAAATCGTGATGAGCAACAGCAGAGGAACAGTCACCACAACAGAGATATTACGCACTGGAGCTATACGTGTACAGTGA
- a CDS encoding pilus assembly PilX family protein — MHKENGSALVLALVIMALLAAVVIGLSRNTEIDLFVGRNVRLMKQAFLWSDSGLNVAEEVIGFSEFSRGDDANASFPEDGPLDINGTTFEIVNPGNAIYNNNNTSTLNFLVDGEIASTITINYLGSLSSDGTSIIFAAGYEGVGKGLAAGGAMARIYSLRSTGRSDNGESRKRSAEIYRSLTSGK; from the coding sequence ATGCACAAAGAAAACGGAAGCGCGCTAGTCCTTGCCCTAGTGATTATGGCTTTGCTTGCGGCAGTAGTCATAGGATTGAGCCGGAATACAGAAATTGATCTTTTTGTTGGCAGAAATGTTCGACTTATGAAGCAGGCTTTTCTTTGGAGTGACAGCGGCCTCAATGTCGCGGAAGAAGTCATTGGCTTTTCTGAATTTTCGCGAGGAGATGACGCAAACGCTTCTTTTCCTGAGGACGGCCCTCTTGACATCAACGGAACAACATTTGAAATTGTAAACCCCGGCAATGCAATTTATAATAATAACAACACTTCAACACTAAATTTTCTTGTTGACGGTGAAATCGCCTCGACGATCACCATCAACTACCTCGGCTCATTAAGCTCTGACGGAACATCCATCATTTTTGCAGCAGGCTACGAAGGTGTCGGAAAAGGATTGGCCGCCGGAGGCGCCATGGCACGAATATACAGCCTGCGATCCACTGGCCGTTCTGATAACGGTGAGTCCCGAAAACGCTCTGCGGAAATCTACAGATCCCTCACTTCAGGAAAATAA
- a CDS encoding type IV pilus modification PilV family protein — protein sequence MLIKNNQKGFTLVELLIAAVIITVGILGWAKAQDGSIKGRAISNGITTASELGMAKLEQLALECQDNAAAEPAGGPEEIISQGVLYARTWTIETDDDKILDGVNLWKIVVTVSWNHYGPTAVQYQRIVVGG from the coding sequence ATGTTAATTAAGAATAATCAAAAAGGTTTCACCCTCGTTGAACTGCTGATAGCTGCGGTAATTATTACTGTTGGAATTTTAGGGTGGGCAAAAGCGCAGGATGGAAGCATCAAAGGCAGGGCCATTAGTAACGGGATTACCACCGCGTCGGAACTGGGGATGGCCAAACTTGAGCAGCTTGCATTGGAATGCCAAGACAATGCGGCGGCCGAGCCTGCTGGCGGCCCAGAAGAAATCATCTCACAAGGAGTGCTGTACGCTCGGACGTGGACCATCGAAACTGACGATGACAAAATTCTTGATGGCGTCAATCTATGGAAAATTGTAGTTACTGTGTCCTGGAATCACTATGGCCCCACGGCAGTACAGTATCAACGCATCGTTGTAGGCGGTTAA